From one Streptomyces sp. R41 genomic stretch:
- a CDS encoding NAD(P)-dependent oxidoreductase yields MNIVVFGANGPTGRLVVEQASVAGHAVAAVTRQPESFPVRGSRVRVVGADVYDPDAVERAVAGQDAVISALGVPYSRDPVSVYSTGITHVTQAMTKHGVRRLVTVTSTVLFGTPAPGERLLFRKVLEPAVVRFMGRTVYEDMRRMEEIVCSTDLDWTVVRPGGLFDAAAVSDYEIGMSRLAGRYTARADLAHELLRQATEGPNVHAYVDVRTTQGTPTFFDLIRKEAFAGKAAKAGR; encoded by the coding sequence ATGAACATCGTCGTCTTCGGGGCGAACGGACCGACCGGGCGCCTGGTCGTCGAGCAGGCGAGCGTGGCAGGCCACGCGGTCGCCGCCGTCACGCGGCAGCCCGAGAGCTTTCCGGTGAGGGGGTCGCGTGTGCGGGTGGTCGGGGCGGACGTGTACGACCCTGACGCGGTCGAACGCGCGGTGGCCGGTCAGGACGCCGTGATCTCGGCGCTCGGCGTCCCCTACAGCCGTGATCCGGTCAGCGTCTACTCCACCGGCATCACGCACGTCACGCAGGCCATGACCAAGCACGGCGTACGACGTCTCGTCACCGTGACCTCCACGGTTCTCTTCGGGACACCGGCGCCGGGCGAGCGGCTGCTGTTCCGGAAGGTGCTCGAGCCGGCTGTCGTGCGGTTCATGGGCCGCACCGTGTACGAGGACATGCGGCGCATGGAGGAGATCGTCTGCTCGACCGACCTCGACTGGACGGTCGTCCGCCCGGGCGGCTTGTTCGACGCGGCGGCGGTGAGCGACTACGAGATCGGTATGTCGCGCCTGGCGGGCCGGTACACCGCACGGGCCGACCTCGCCCACGAGTTGCTGCGGCAGGCGACGGAGGGTCCGAATGTGCACGCCTATGTCGACGTGCGCACGACGCAGGGGACGCCGACCTTCTTCGACCTCATCCGGAAGGAGGCGTTCGCCGGCAAGGCGGCTAAGGCTGGTCGGTGA
- a CDS encoding LysR family transcriptional regulator: MDLDLRKLRYFVAVAQELHFGRAAEQLHIAQPVLSRQIRALEGELRVQLFDRDHRSTELTAAGRQLLDDAVGLLAAAEATCRRVRQAADSRPRFAIGFMPGITVTATVRALTSRHPELVVNVVRTSWDDQIQVVHDGRVDVSIIRLPVDRRGLTLRPLFSEPRVAVLPSGHRLAGKSSVGIDDLADEPLLQHPDAVPEWRDLPGRPSDESAQQPPDFHSVEEKLEHVAAGEGVIVLPQSTTTYYTRPDIAYVPIEDIGPNQVCLAWSSARRSPLIDEVADLAEAQYALHATITDQP, encoded by the coding sequence GTGGATCTTGATCTGAGGAAGCTTCGGTACTTCGTCGCCGTGGCACAGGAGCTGCACTTCGGGCGGGCGGCCGAGCAGCTGCACATCGCTCAGCCCGTTCTTTCCCGGCAGATCCGTGCCCTGGAGGGCGAGCTGCGGGTGCAGCTGTTCGATCGGGATCATCGCTCCACCGAACTGACCGCGGCCGGACGGCAGTTGCTCGACGACGCGGTGGGGCTGCTGGCAGCCGCCGAGGCCACCTGTCGGCGGGTGCGTCAGGCGGCGGACAGCCGACCGCGCTTCGCCATCGGGTTCATGCCCGGGATCACCGTCACCGCCACGGTCCGTGCGCTGACCTCCCGCCACCCCGAATTGGTGGTCAACGTGGTCCGCACCTCCTGGGACGACCAGATCCAGGTCGTGCACGACGGTCGGGTCGACGTGAGCATCATCCGCCTGCCTGTCGACCGGCGCGGCCTGACCCTGCGACCGCTGTTCAGCGAGCCCCGCGTGGCCGTCCTGCCCTCCGGTCACCGACTGGCCGGCAAGTCCTCTGTCGGCATCGACGACTTGGCGGACGAACCGCTTCTGCAGCATCCGGACGCGGTCCCCGAATGGCGTGACCTGCCCGGTCGGCCCTCGGACGAGTCAGCGCAGCAGCCCCCCGACTTCCACAGCGTCGAGGAAAAGCTTGAACACGTCGCGGCGGGAGAGGGCGTCATCGTCCTGCCGCAATCGACCACCACCTACTACACACGTCCCGACATCGCGTACGTACCCATCGAGGACATCGGCCCGAATCAGGTCTGCCTCGCCTGGAGCAGCGCCCGCCGCTCCCCCCTCATCGACGAAGTCGCGGACCTCGCGGAGGCGCAGTACGCCCTGCACGCCACCATCACCGACCAGCCTTAG